GACCCTCAACAGCCGCCACGTCTACTCCGGTCGGGTGCTCCTCGACGTCCGCGTCGAGGAGGTCCGGCTGGACGACGGCGCCACGGCGACCCGCGAGCTGGTCGAAGTCGCCGAGGCCGTTCTGCTGCTGCCGATCCTCGACGACGGCCGGCTGGTCCTCATCCGCCAGTACCGCAAGGGGATCGAGGCCGCCCTGCTCGAGCTGCCGGCGGGTAAGCTGGACCCCGGCGAGGAGCGCGAGGCAGACGCCCGGCGTGAGTTGGCCGAGGAAACGGGTTACCGCTGCGCCCGCCTCGAGTACCTCGGACCGATCCACACCAGTCCCGGCTTCTGCAACGAGACCATCCACCTCTACCGGGCCCGGGGCCTGGAGCACGTCGGCCAGCACACCGACGCCGACGAGCGGATCGACGTCCTTACCCCGACCCCGACCGAGGTCGAGCAACTGCTGGACGAGGGCGCGCTGACCGACGCCAAAACGCTCTGCGCCCTGCTGCTGCACGGACGCCGGTAAGCCGGGGTACGGAGCCCCCGGCCTATCGGTCACTCGGCAATGACACGGACAAACGAACTACTGGTAGTTCGGTAGCATTTGTTCGTCCCGGCTCCGGCGCGCCCGCCGTCGACGAGCCCGGGAGCGGTGCGCGTTTTTGCGAGGACGGAGCCGCCCGGCTCCGTCCTCGTTGCAAAAACCGTACCGGCCCGCCCCTCCCCGCGGACATGAGGGTGTACTCGAGCTAGTCGTGACCCAGGTAGGAGCGCAGGTACTGGGTGCGCTCGTAGGCCTCGGGACGGGGAGCCCGCTCCTCGGACAGCAGACCGACGAAGTCCTCGACTTTGTCGTAGTCGTGGCGTTCCATCCAGTCCTCCAGCCCGGCCAGCAGCTCCTTGACGAAGCCCAGCCCCTTGAGATAGAAAACCGAGGCCGCCTGGACGGCGTCGGCGCCGGCCAGCAGCAGGCTGACCAGGCCCTCGACGGAATGGACCCCGGTGTTGCCGCAGAGGCTGCCCGGTACCTTGCCCGCCAGGTTGCCGATCCAGCGCAACGGCCTGCCCAACTCGACGGGATGGCTGGGCAGCAAGTCGTAGCGCAGTTCGCGGTTTTCGATATCAATCCGTGGGCCTAACGGGCGGTGGAAGAGGACGATGCCGGCGGCGCCGTCGTCGAGGAGATCCATGATCAAGCGCTCGGAAACGCCGTGGGGACCGAGCTTGAGGGCCACGGGGATCTCGACCCGCTCGACGACCGAGGCCAGAATCCTGCGATAATGGGCGGCCAGCTCGGCCGGCTCGGCGCCGGCGAAGATGGCGCCCATCGACAGGTTGAGCTCCAGGGCGTGGGCCCCGGCGGCTTGAGCCTCCCCGGCG
The sequence above is drawn from the Candidatus Coatesbacteria bacterium genome and encodes:
- a CDS encoding NUDIX domain-containing protein, whose amino-acid sequence is MHEATLNSRHVYSGRVLLDVRVEEVRLDDGATATRELVEVAEAVLLLPILDDGRLVLIRQYRKGIEAALLELPAGKLDPGEEREADARRELAEETGYRCARLEYLGPIHTSPGFCNETIHLYRARGLEHVGQHTDADERIDVLTPTPTEVEQLLDEGALTDAKTLCALLLHGRR